The Cucurbita pepo subsp. pepo cultivar mu-cu-16 chromosome LG08, ASM280686v2, whole genome shotgun sequence genome contains a region encoding:
- the LOC111799880 gene encoding sterol 14-demethylase-like, producing the protein MEPDNKFFNVGLLVVATLVLAKVISSVLKSRSNKRAPPTVRGLPLVGGMVRFLKGPIVMLREEYPKLGSVFTLNLLHKKITFLIGPEVSAHFFKASESDLSQQEVYQFNVPTFGPGVVFDVDYSIRQEQFRFFTEALRVTKLKGYVDQMVKEAEDYFSKWGDSGEVDLKYELEHLIILTASRCLLGREVRDKLFADVSALFHDLDNGMLPISVMFPYLPIPAHRRRDRARSKLADIFAKIIASRKCNGSSENDMLQCFIDSKYKDGRPTTDTEVTGLLIAALFAGQHTSSITSTWTGAYLLRHKEYMSAVIEEQQKLMEKHGDKTDHDILSEMDNLHRCIKEALRLHPPLIMLMRSSHTDFSVTTKEGKAYDIPKGHIIATSPAFANRLPHVYKDPDRYDPDRFSPERDEDKAAGPFSYISFGGGRHGCLGEPFAYLQIKAIWSRLLRNFELELISPFPEIDWNAMVVGVKGKVMVRYKRRKLSVR; encoded by the exons ATGGAACCGGATAACAAATTCTTCAATGTCGGTCTGCTCGTAGTGGCCACTTTAGTCCTTGCGAAGGTCATTTCTTCCGTTCTGAAATCCAGATCTAACAAACGGGCTCCTCCCACTGTGAGAGGGTTGCCCTTGGTTGGGGGAATGGTCCGTTTTCTTAAGGGTCCGATTGTTATGCTGAGGGAGGAGTACCCTAAGCTTGGGAGTGTCTTCACCTTGAACCTATTGCACAAGAAAATCACCTTCTTGATTGGGCCTGAGGTTTCTGCACATTTCTTCAAGGCATCTGAGTCTGATCTTAGCCAGCAGGAAGTTTACCAGTTCAATGTGCCTACTTTTGGGCCTGGCGTTGTGTTTGATGTGGATTACTCCATTCGCCAAGAACAGTTCAGGTTCTTCACTGAGGCTCTTAGAGTCACTAAATTGAAGGGCTATGTGGATCAGATGGTCAAAGAAGCAGAG GATTACTTCTCTAAGTGGGGAGACAGTGGGGAAGTGGACCTCAAGTATGAGTTGGAGCATCTTATCATCTTAACAGCTAGTAGATGTCTATTGGGTAGAGAGGTTCGTGATAAGCTTTTTGCGGACGTTTCTGCTTTGTTTCATGACCTTGACAATGGAATGCTCCCAATCAGTGTAATGTTCCCCTACCTGCCTATCCCGGCTCATCGTCGTCGTGATCGAGCCCGCAGCAAGCTTGCGGATATCTTTGCTAAGATCATAGCTTCCAGAAAATGCAATGGAAGTTCAGAGAATGACATGTTGCAATGTTTTATTGACTCAAAGTACAAAGATGGTCGACCAACGACAGATACTGAGGTCACTGGTTTGCTCATAGCTGCTCTTTTTGCAGGTCAACACACTAGTTCTATTACCTCTACTTGGACTGGGGCTTATCTTCTACGCCACAAAGAGTACATGTCTGCTGTTATAGAGGAGCAGCAAAAGCTGATGGAAAAACATGGAGATAAGACTGATCATGATATCTTGTCTGAAATGGACAATCTCCATAGGTGTATTAAAGAAGCTCTCAGACTCCACCCTCCATTGATTATGTTGATGCGCAGTTCACATACTGATTTTAGTGTGACCACTAAAGAGGGGAAAGCATATGATATACCAAAGGGTCATATAATTGCTACATCTCCAGCTTTCGCTAATCGACTTCCTCATGTCTATAAGGATCCAGACAGGTACGATCCAGACAGGTTTTCCCCTGAACGAGATGAAGACAAGGCAGCTGGGCCATTCTCCTACATCTCGTTCGGAGGCGGTAGGCACGGGTGTCTCGGCGAGCCCTTCGCTTATCTACAGATAAAGGCAATTTGGAGTAGGTTGTTAAGAAATTTTGAACTGGAGCTAATATCTCCTTTTCCTGAAATTGATTGGAATGCCATGGTTGTGGGTGTCAAAGGGAAAGTTATGGTCAGGTACAAGAGGAGGAAGCTTTCAGTTAGATAA